A genomic window from Sphingobacterium sp. BN32 includes:
- a CDS encoding efflux RND transporter periplasmic adaptor subunit translates to MKTAYQHIIKQALAVSALLALFTACSSEAKHEQATKEKQPVAASYPTAEIQLMNPEYQLSIPAELKPYEQVAVYAKVSGFVQRMLVDRGDRVRKGQLLAVLEAPEMNQQHLSDKSTEQKLYNDYLYSQQAYERLKQASATSGAVAAIELDHAKSAMESAKSAYESSKAGSAHSSQLQKYLRITAPFDGIITERNVSVGALAGANVAQPMFMMAQGNKLRLTLALPEKHASSVQEGMKASFQVSSQPGKSFDAVLSRSAGMLNQQDRSLTLEFDVNNADGALQGGDYAQAKLRLQRRSSTFWVPMKSVLQTQMGTFVMTLNNQEIKKVPVKEGIHQDSLVEVFGDLAATDLILLKPSDEIKEGKVQL, encoded by the coding sequence ATGAAAACTGCATATCAACATATAATCAAGCAAGCTTTGGCGGTATCCGCCCTGCTTGCACTTTTTACCGCCTGCTCTTCGGAAGCAAAGCATGAGCAAGCGACAAAGGAAAAGCAGCCTGTGGCTGCTTCCTATCCGACGGCAGAAATACAGCTGATGAATCCGGAGTATCAGCTATCGATTCCTGCGGAATTGAAGCCATACGAGCAAGTCGCGGTATATGCGAAAGTCAGTGGCTTCGTGCAGCGCATGTTGGTGGATCGAGGCGACCGCGTGCGTAAAGGACAGCTCCTGGCAGTCTTGGAAGCGCCGGAGATGAACCAGCAACATCTTTCGGATAAGTCGACGGAGCAGAAGCTCTACAACGATTACCTGTATTCGCAACAGGCCTATGAACGATTGAAACAAGCGTCGGCCACTAGCGGCGCCGTGGCAGCGATTGAATTGGACCATGCAAAGAGTGCGATGGAGAGTGCGAAGTCGGCCTATGAATCTTCGAAGGCAGGATCTGCTCATTCTTCGCAACTTCAGAAATATCTACGAATAACGGCACCTTTTGATGGTATTATCACAGAGCGAAATGTGTCTGTGGGTGCATTGGCAGGTGCGAATGTCGCGCAGCCCATGTTTATGATGGCGCAGGGGAACAAACTACGTCTGACTTTAGCACTGCCGGAGAAACATGCCTCATCCGTACAGGAAGGGATGAAGGCTAGCTTTCAGGTCAGCTCCCAACCGGGCAAGAGCTTCGATGCGGTGCTCTCGCGTTCGGCAGGGATGCTGAATCAGCAGGATCGATCATTAACGTTGGAATTCGATGTCAACAATGCCGACGGAGCGCTACAGGGTGGTGACTATGCGCAGGCTAAATTGCGACTTCAACGCAGAAGTAGTACCTTTTGGGTGCCAATGAAGAGTGTACTTCAAACGCAAATGGGTACATTTGTAATGACCTTGAACAATCAGGAGATAAAAAAGGTGCCTGTCAAGGAGGGAATCCACCAGGACAGCTTAGTGGAAGTGTTCGGTGATTTAGCAGCGACAGACCTTATTTTGCTGAAACCATCGGACGAGATTAAAGAAGGGAAAGTGCAGCTTTAA
- a CDS encoding protein-disulfide reductase DsbD — protein MKYIFHVLLILTLFFAGTVQAQEADSLISLDDVEFSSGADTQVLDTSLTEDVVFTDGQDSVAQDTTAASAVAATAAPEESKSLWGIFIAGLIGGFAAFLMPCIFPMVPLTVSFFTKKSGSKGKAVSQAFLYGLFIIVIYVALGMLITIAFGAEALNALSTNGIFNFLFFLLLVVFAASFFGAFEITLPSSFVNKIDSNSDKSGLIGLFFMSASLAVVSFSCTGPIIGTLLVEAATKGERLGPAVGMFGFSLALAIPFVLFAMFPSLLKSLPKSGGWLNSVKVVLGFLELALAMKFLSNVDLAYNWQLLDREVFLALWIVIFGLMGLYLLGKIKFSHDSDLPYLSVPRTVLTIIVFSFVVYMIPGMWGAPLKSIAAFLPPIGTQDFDLSSATHAAPAASADASSRKHYTHFHSRATIKGFDPYYDYDEALAAAKAQNKPLMIDFTGWTCVNCRKMEASVWSDPKVRNLINENFILVELYVDEHDLKLPEAEQYVSKETGKKINTVGKKNTDFQITRFQSNSQPLYAIVGADEQLLVTASGANYDIDSYAAYLQSAIDAYKAK, from the coding sequence ATGAAGTATATTTTTCATGTTTTATTAATATTGACGCTTTTCTTTGCGGGAACTGTGCAAGCACAAGAGGCTGATAGTTTGATCAGCTTAGACGATGTCGAGTTCTCCTCGGGAGCAGATACGCAAGTATTGGATACTTCCCTAACGGAGGATGTTGTATTCACCGATGGCCAGGATTCAGTTGCTCAAGATACGACGGCTGCAAGCGCTGTTGCTGCTACTGCGGCTCCGGAAGAGTCTAAATCCCTATGGGGAATCTTTATCGCCGGTCTGATCGGCGGATTCGCGGCCTTCCTGATGCCTTGTATTTTCCCGATGGTGCCTCTCACGGTATCTTTCTTTACCAAGAAATCAGGCAGCAAAGGGAAGGCGGTATCTCAAGCCTTTTTATATGGCTTATTCATTATTGTAATCTATGTTGCATTAGGAATGTTGATCACCATCGCTTTTGGCGCAGAGGCATTGAATGCCCTGTCTACCAATGGTATCTTCAACTTCCTATTCTTCCTGTTATTGGTGGTGTTCGCAGCTTCTTTCTTTGGAGCTTTCGAAATCACTTTGCCAAGTTCATTCGTGAACAAGATCGACTCCAACTCGGATAAGAGTGGTCTGATTGGCTTGTTCTTTATGTCGGCTAGTTTAGCCGTGGTTTCCTTCTCTTGTACAGGACCTATCATCGGTACCTTATTAGTAGAAGCAGCAACAAAAGGCGAGCGCTTAGGCCCTGCCGTAGGGATGTTCGGATTCTCTTTAGCATTGGCTATCCCATTCGTACTGTTCGCCATGTTCCCTTCTTTATTGAAGTCATTGCCAAAATCAGGCGGATGGTTGAACAGCGTAAAAGTAGTATTGGGTTTCTTGGAGCTTGCGCTAGCAATGAAATTCCTTTCCAACGTGGATTTAGCTTACAATTGGCAGCTATTGGACCGCGAGGTCTTCTTAGCGCTATGGATCGTTATATTCGGTTTAATGGGCTTATACCTATTAGGAAAGATCAAGTTCTCGCATGATAGCGACCTGCCTTATCTTTCTGTTCCGCGTACGGTTTTGACCATCATTGTATTCTCTTTTGTAGTCTACATGATCCCGGGGATGTGGGGAGCACCATTGAAATCGATCGCAGCCTTCCTTCCTCCAATCGGTACACAAGACTTTGATTTAAGTTCTGCGACACATGCAGCACCAGCGGCTTCAGCAGATGCTAGCAGCAGAAAGCATTACACACATTTCCACAGCCGTGCGACCATCAAAGGATTCGATCCTTACTATGATTATGATGAAGCATTGGCAGCCGCGAAAGCGCAGAATAAACCCCTGATGATCGACTTTACAGGTTGGACCTGTGTCAATTGTCGTAAGATGGAAGCTTCGGTTTGGTCGGATCCGAAAGTACGGAACCTGATCAATGAGAACTTTATTCTGGTGGAGCTATATGTAGATGAGCATGATTTGAAATTGCCGGAAGCAGAACAATATGTTTCCAAAGAAACCGGCAAGAAGATCAATACCGTTGGTAAGAAGAATACCGACTTCCAGATTACCCGTTTCCAGAGCAACTCGCAACCTTTGTATGCAATCGTAGGTGCTGATGAGCAGCTACTCGTTACGGCAAGCGGTGCAAACTATGATATCGATAGCTACGCAGCTTACCTGCAGAGCGCTATAGACGCTTATAAGGCGAAGTAA
- a CDS encoding TolC family protein, giving the protein MRKKMVLSGFYYLVAWSSTAIAAQDTLGNSNTLGTIWPQIESSFPGFAAKDAAIAVALQKERALRSSMLPQVKMQAQHSYGTFEGSSGGFFPQPGFFNVSGNAGLRGSELAANNFGSATVEWDLITFGKQGKEKEAARTAVLRTETDKAAYLLDLKKLSIERYIALLYDESKWRWSAKNAQRLDDIRRITAGLSSAGLRPAADSLLASSSYVQALGEQQRWTGAKEASLIKFLALFQGQSLDYQASLDRFLGLTAAKNGGVSQALTDHPFLENLAQASTYHQLEAEVHKRSSLPTVRLLGGYAYRSSGIGQDGMVSGAWSDGFKNSTNNVLAGVGLVWNLSSLQTNKYKAEASRQEGEAAKALHEQYRQGMEANLSAVHQEITMQFARLKNSKLAVQHAQDAYQMYLARYKSGLIALSELLQISKLLEEAEQKHIDAAKSYWILLAEEASLNSNFDFVFNNL; this is encoded by the coding sequence ATGAGAAAAAAGATGGTACTGAGCGGGTTCTACTACTTAGTCGCATGGAGCAGTACGGCAATCGCTGCTCAGGATACCTTGGGAAATTCGAACACCCTGGGTACAATTTGGCCGCAAATAGAATCAAGTTTTCCGGGTTTTGCGGCAAAGGATGCCGCTATTGCGGTTGCTTTGCAAAAGGAACGTGCGTTGCGAAGCAGTATGCTTCCACAGGTGAAGATGCAGGCGCAGCATAGCTACGGCACGTTTGAGGGTAGCTCGGGAGGTTTTTTTCCGCAACCCGGCTTCTTTAACGTCAGTGGCAATGCGGGCCTTCGTGGAAGTGAGCTAGCAGCCAATAACTTCGGATCAGCAACAGTTGAGTGGGATCTGATCACATTTGGAAAACAAGGCAAAGAAAAAGAAGCAGCGAGGACGGCTGTTCTGCGTACGGAGACGGATAAGGCTGCTTATCTGTTGGATTTAAAGAAGCTGAGTATCGAGCGTTATATCGCATTGCTGTACGACGAGTCTAAATGGCGCTGGTCTGCAAAAAACGCACAGCGGCTAGATGATATCCGTAGGATTACGGCAGGTTTATCGTCCGCAGGATTAAGGCCGGCAGCCGACAGTTTGCTGGCATCCTCGTCCTACGTGCAAGCGTTGGGCGAACAACAGCGATGGACTGGCGCGAAGGAGGCTTCGCTAATCAAGTTCTTAGCTTTGTTTCAGGGGCAGTCGCTGGATTATCAGGCCTCCTTGGATCGCTTTTTAGGTTTGACAGCAGCAAAGAACGGCGGTGTTTCGCAAGCACTTACTGATCATCCTTTTTTGGAAAACTTAGCTCAGGCATCGACCTATCATCAATTGGAAGCTGAAGTGCATAAGCGATCTTCGCTGCCTACGGTCCGCCTGTTAGGGGGCTATGCCTATCGAAGTTCCGGAATAGGGCAAGATGGTATGGTATCGGGTGCTTGGTCGGATGGTTTCAAGAACAGCACAAACAATGTGCTGGCGGGCGTAGGTTTAGTTTGGAATCTAAGCAGCTTGCAAACCAACAAATACAAGGCCGAAGCGAGCAGACAAGAAGGGGAAGCGGCTAAAGCCTTGCATGAGCAATATAGGCAAGGTATGGAGGCCAACCTATCGGCGGTGCATCAGGAAATCACGATGCAGTTTGCACGCTTAAAGAACAGCAAACTTGCTGTACAGCATGCACAAGATGCTTATCAGATGTACCTTGCACGCTATAAGAGCGGTTTGATTGCTTTAAGCGAACTGCTTCAAATTTCGAAGCTATTGGAGGAAGCCGAGCAGAAGCATATCGATGCAGCAAAATCCTATTGGATTCTCCTGGCCGAGGAAGCCTCCTTGAACAGCAATTTTGATTTCGTCTTTAATAACCTTTAA
- a CDS encoding TlpA disulfide reductase family protein, translating to MKRTWLSAFFGLAVLGLTACGNSNEKKADTQDSAVVNSDTTQQTAQTTNHNISFLDEKGNAVDLNSLKGKVVFINFWATWCPPCIEELPSIDNLRKEFKGNDNVVFLMVDVDSEIEQSTAFMKDNQYDLPVFIPNSEIPSDFLAGAIPTTVILDKQGNMVDRMEGGRDYNTPEMKEKLSSLANK from the coding sequence ATGAAAAGAACATGGCTATCTGCTTTCTTCGGATTAGCAGTATTAGGATTAACGGCTTGCGGAAACAGCAACGAGAAGAAGGCAGACACACAGGATAGCGCTGTTGTAAACAGTGATACTACACAACAAACAGCACAGACCACGAATCATAACATTTCCTTCCTTGATGAAAAAGGAAATGCTGTCGATCTGAACTCCTTAAAAGGAAAAGTAGTATTCATCAACTTTTGGGCGACATGGTGTCCTCCGTGTATCGAGGAGTTACCTTCTATCGACAATTTGCGCAAGGAATTCAAAGGGAACGACAATGTTGTTTTCTTGATGGTGGATGTTGACTCAGAGATTGAGCAGTCTACTGCCTTTATGAAAGATAATCAATATGACCTACCGGTCTTTATTCCAAATAGTGAGATTCCTTCGGATTTCCTTGCAGGCGCGATTCCTACAACCGTAATCCTCGATAAGCAGGGTAATATGGTCGATCGAATGGAAGGCGGGCGTGATTATAATACGCCGGAAATGAAAGAGAAGTTGAGCAGCTTAGCCAATAAGTAG
- a CDS encoding PLP-dependent cysteine synthase family protein gives MMIEEATVSKCLSPELDSRFKHLWCLVGNTPMLELQYTYQGKPGKIYVKCENYNLTGSIKDRMALYILYKAYADCQIRPTDMIVEATSGNTGIAFSAIGKALGHTVKIIMPNWLSKERIDIIKSMGADIQLISKEEGGFLGSIKLSEELAAQGGVFLPRQFENLFNAEAHELTTGKEIALQLQSQGLVADAFVAGVGTGGTVMGVGKQLKNYNPNVRIHPLEPQESPTLTTGYKVGAHRIQGISDEFIPAIVKLNELDPVICASDGDSIIMAQKLAQQLGLAVGISSGANVIGAIKLKQELGDDAVVVTLLCDDNKKYLTTDLVKEQPVKEGYISTDLDFTGFHPIARLEKPLIGFNK, from the coding sequence ATGATGATCGAGGAAGCAACAGTTAGCAAATGTTTATCTCCTGAATTGGATAGTCGCTTTAAGCACTTATGGTGTTTAGTGGGCAACACACCGATGTTAGAACTTCAATACACTTACCAAGGTAAGCCAGGGAAGATTTATGTAAAGTGTGAGAACTATAACCTAACGGGAAGTATCAAAGATCGTATGGCTCTATACATTTTGTATAAAGCATATGCTGACTGCCAGATTCGCCCAACGGACATGATTGTTGAGGCGACAAGTGGAAATACTGGGATTGCATTTTCGGCAATCGGAAAAGCCTTAGGACATACGGTGAAAATCATTATGCCGAACTGGTTGAGCAAAGAGCGTATCGACATCATCAAGTCTATGGGTGCGGATATTCAATTGATCAGCAAGGAAGAAGGTGGTTTCTTGGGAAGTATCAAACTTAGTGAAGAATTAGCGGCACAGGGCGGTGTATTTTTGCCTAGACAGTTTGAGAATCTTTTCAATGCAGAAGCACATGAATTGACAACGGGTAAAGAGATTGCTTTGCAATTGCAATCTCAAGGATTAGTTGCAGACGCTTTCGTTGCTGGAGTTGGTACAGGTGGTACAGTAATGGGTGTAGGCAAGCAATTGAAGAACTACAATCCTAACGTACGAATCCATCCTTTAGAGCCGCAAGAAAGTCCTACTTTAACTACAGGATATAAAGTTGGAGCTCACCGTATTCAAGGTATCTCTGATGAGTTTATTCCTGCTATTGTTAAGTTGAACGAGCTTGATCCGGTAATTTGTGCTTCTGATGGTGATTCTATCATTATGGCGCAAAAATTAGCACAGCAATTAGGTTTGGCGGTTGGAATCTCTTCCGGTGCTAACGTGATTGGTGCGATCAAATTAAAGCAAGAGTTGGGTGATGATGCTGTTGTAGTGACATTATTATGCGACGATAATAAGAAATACTTAACTACAGATTTAGTTAAGGAGCAACCAGTTAAAGAGGGTTATATTTCTACTGATCTTGATTTTACGGGATTCCATCCGATTGCAAGATTAGAAAAACCATTAATTGGTTTCAATAAATAG
- a CDS encoding Lrp/AsnC family transcriptional regulator: MDLDQTDVKLLKLLQEDATLSNKELSLKLHKSIAAIHERVKKLKSAGYIKKTVAILDRHMVGIGLISFSQVFLKAHTFEVLGEFEKEVSKFPEVMECYQMAGSYDFMLRIATKDMEAYHQFLRHKLAVLPHVNTVQTYFVLSETKSETAYHF; this comes from the coding sequence ATGGATTTAGACCAAACGGATGTGAAGCTGCTCAAGCTTCTCCAAGAAGATGCAACGTTAAGCAATAAAGAGCTATCATTGAAGCTGCACAAATCTATCGCTGCAATCCACGAACGCGTAAAGAAGCTCAAATCAGCAGGTTATATCAAAAAAACTGTAGCTATCCTCGATCGACATATGGTCGGAATCGGACTCATCTCTTTCTCGCAAGTATTCTTAAAGGCACATACCTTTGAAGTTTTAGGCGAATTTGAAAAAGAAGTGTCCAAATTCCCGGAGGTCATGGAATGTTACCAAATGGCTGGCTCCTATGACTTTATGCTGCGTATTGCAACCAAAGACATGGAAGCCTACCATCAGTTCCTGCGACATAAGCTCGCTGTATTACCGCATGTCAACACTGTACAGACCTATTTCGTATTGTCCGAAACAAAAAGCGAAACGGCCTATCACTTTTAG
- a CDS encoding TlpA disulfide reductase family protein: MSKSSNKTRTFFKEHGFSIFLGLVVIIMLVSPDAKAWAIRQLMKTGIFNAKIEETAPADKLVHDFSFSDLDGNIVSTNQLRGKVLFINFWASWCPPCRAEFPSIEELYQKFKDHPDVVFIMINQDDEAAMGKSYLDKEGFTFPMHRLHGPLANEIYTGSLPTTLVMDKAGSIRFKHEGFANYGSSKFIAQLEELLNKN; encoded by the coding sequence ATGTCGAAATCATCGAATAAAACCCGCACGTTTTTCAAGGAGCATGGCTTCAGTATTTTCTTGGGCCTTGTTGTTATAATCATGCTGGTTTCTCCCGATGCTAAAGCTTGGGCAATTCGTCAGCTGATGAAGACGGGAATTTTCAACGCCAAGATTGAAGAAACGGCGCCAGCGGACAAGTTGGTTCACGATTTCTCTTTTTCGGATCTGGACGGCAACATCGTTTCGACGAATCAACTAAGAGGAAAAGTATTATTTATTAATTTCTGGGCTTCTTGGTGTCCCCCTTGCCGGGCAGAGTTTCCGTCGATCGAAGAACTATATCAGAAGTTTAAGGATCATCCGGATGTTGTTTTCATCATGATCAATCAGGACGATGAAGCGGCGATGGGGAAGTCATACCTTGATAAAGAAGGTTTTACTTTTCCTATGCATAGGCTGCACGGGCCCTTGGCGAATGAAATCTATACCGGTTCGCTGCCGACGACTTTAGTTATGGATAAAGCGGGGAGCATCCGTTTTAAACATGAAGGCTTCGCAAATTATGGGTCTTCTAAGTTTATTGCGCAGTTGGAAGAATTGCTTAATAAGAATTAA
- a CDS encoding efflux RND transporter permease subunit, with amino-acid sequence MSLIRFALRKPIAIMVAVMAIAFFSYTTIKKINVDIFPEVELPAIYIAMPYGGLSPAYMDGFMSNEFQKVLLFVSGVKNIDFKSIQGLSLMKLTFYPGTNMAQAAGEVSTSVSRAMGFLPAGAVPPMVVRFDGSSLPVGQLVFESEQRSVNEIQTLVITKVRPMFVEIPGITAPAPFGGNIRSIVVNIDPEAMQANGLSPEEITLAISKNSLPSPAGNIRIGDENLMAPINSIAKGAEEFLNTPIKTGENRTIYVRDVARVEDGADQTVGYALVNGKRSVYLPIIKKADASTLTAVDNLKSSLGKIKEQLPEDVEVRYEFDQSKYIERALTKLIHEGILGAIFTGLMILLFLGDSRGALIVVLTIPIAILTAVMVLYLFGQTINIMTLSGLALSIGILVDEATVTIENIHQHMEQGKAKPRAIVDALLEISIPKLLILLCILAVLTPAFIMTGIPKDMFMPLSMAVAFAMIASFIASQTFVPILANWMMKSKKHDKQQGKRKRKLFERFNLHYSSRMRRWSGRVLPLFLVYLVLAGGLSALLLTQVGMDVMPVSNSGDFQLRIQAPQGSRLEKTQALVQGVTEEIKAQLPDNAVNLTSAYVGLQPPGNPINPIFLFTNASHEAVLQVSVNQGIYKGSVEALKEGIRIALAAKFPDAQFNYEPMELTEKIMGQGAMTPIEVKVGANQVKAAYTHAAKIEKELKEVPYLRDIRIAEPINYPTLEIEVNRDLAGQYGLTMQDITKSLVTATSSTRFTDKNLWVDPRSGLVFQVQVQIPEALMSSEEALRAMPLKKGSLRPVLEDVATVKRVTAPAQVNRKGPNRYVTLIANIYDKDLGTASRAVKQAIANAGDAPRGTSVWTEGTLQLLDDTLDSLLAGLGLAIIAIFLMLSAYYQSFKVPLIILSVLPAVIAGALLLLFLTGSTLNLQSYMGIIMSLGVSVSNAVLLINQAEYFRKQVGLSPANAARMAASSRLRPVLMTAAAMLAGMLPMAIGIGDGAEQIAPLGRAVIGGLIASTFSILLLLPHFFSALLAKSSIADPSLDPDDTASPYFQKQIHS; translated from the coding sequence ATGAGTTTAATTAGATTTGCCTTAAGAAAGCCTATCGCTATCATGGTTGCGGTAATGGCTATTGCCTTTTTTTCCTATACGACGATCAAGAAGATCAATGTAGATATTTTTCCGGAGGTGGAGCTTCCGGCGATTTATATCGCTATGCCCTATGGGGGCTTATCGCCCGCCTATATGGACGGCTTTATGTCCAATGAGTTTCAAAAAGTACTCCTATTTGTTTCCGGGGTTAAGAATATAGATTTTAAGAGTATACAAGGTTTATCGCTGATGAAGCTAACCTTCTATCCAGGGACGAATATGGCGCAGGCGGCGGGGGAGGTGTCGACCTCGGTATCCCGGGCGATGGGATTCCTTCCGGCGGGCGCTGTACCACCGATGGTGGTTCGTTTTGACGGGAGTTCTCTGCCGGTTGGTCAACTGGTGTTTGAAAGTGAGCAGCGATCGGTGAATGAGATTCAGACTTTGGTAATCACCAAAGTGCGGCCTATGTTCGTCGAGATCCCGGGTATTACAGCACCAGCACCCTTTGGTGGGAATATTCGTTCCATCGTGGTCAACATCGATCCGGAAGCGATGCAGGCGAATGGCCTGAGTCCGGAAGAGATTACGCTTGCTATCAGCAAAAATAGCTTGCCCTCTCCGGCGGGCAATATTCGCATTGGCGATGAGAATCTGATGGCACCCATTAATTCGATTGCCAAGGGTGCCGAGGAGTTCTTAAATACGCCGATTAAAACGGGAGAGAACCGGACGATTTATGTTCGGGACGTCGCTCGCGTAGAAGATGGCGCCGACCAGACGGTGGGTTATGCTTTGGTGAATGGGAAGCGCTCGGTCTACCTGCCGATTATCAAGAAGGCCGATGCGTCTACGCTGACCGCCGTGGATAACTTAAAGTCTTCTTTGGGGAAAATAAAAGAACAGCTGCCTGAAGATGTGGAGGTACGATATGAGTTTGACCAGTCGAAATACATCGAGCGGGCGCTGACGAAGCTGATCCACGAGGGCATATTGGGCGCCATATTTACAGGCTTGATGATTCTTCTATTCCTGGGGGATTCGCGTGGCGCTTTGATCGTCGTATTGACTATCCCGATTGCGATATTAACGGCAGTCATGGTCTTGTATCTGTTTGGACAGACCATAAATATCATGACCTTAAGTGGGCTAGCCTTGTCGATCGGTATTCTCGTGGATGAAGCGACGGTTACCATCGAGAATATACATCAGCATATGGAGCAAGGAAAAGCAAAGCCGCGCGCAATCGTCGATGCGCTTTTGGAGATCTCTATTCCAAAGCTTTTGATATTATTATGTATCCTGGCGGTATTAACGCCCGCATTTATTATGACCGGTATTCCGAAGGATATGTTTATGCCGCTTTCTATGGCCGTTGCCTTTGCAATGATTGCCTCTTTTATTGCTTCACAGACCTTTGTGCCTATTCTGGCGAATTGGATGATGAAATCGAAAAAGCATGATAAGCAACAAGGGAAGCGGAAGCGCAAGTTGTTCGAGCGCTTCAATCTACACTATTCTTCGCGCATGCGTCGCTGGTCGGGTCGGGTATTGCCCTTGTTCTTAGTTTACCTGGTGCTTGCTGGCGGTCTATCAGCCTTGTTGCTTACGCAGGTAGGGATGGATGTAATGCCGGTTTCGAACTCCGGGGATTTCCAGCTGCGGATTCAGGCGCCCCAAGGTAGCCGATTGGAAAAAACGCAGGCGCTGGTACAGGGGGTGACTGAGGAAATAAAAGCGCAGTTGCCAGATAACGCTGTGAATCTGACTTCAGCTTATGTTGGTCTGCAGCCTCCAGGCAACCCAATCAACCCGATCTTCCTTTTTACCAATGCCTCGCATGAGGCTGTTCTGCAGGTTTCCGTCAATCAGGGAATTTATAAGGGATCAGTTGAAGCACTTAAGGAGGGTATTCGAATTGCTTTAGCGGCTAAGTTTCCTGATGCGCAGTTCAATTATGAGCCGATGGAATTGACGGAAAAGATTATGGGGCAGGGGGCAATGACGCCAATTGAGGTGAAAGTAGGGGCTAATCAGGTGAAGGCAGCCTATACACATGCAGCTAAGATTGAAAAGGAGTTGAAGGAAGTGCCTTATTTACGGGATATCCGCATTGCGGAGCCTATCAACTATCCGACGTTAGAGATCGAAGTCAACCGGGATTTAGCGGGGCAGTATGGATTGACGATGCAGGATATTACGAAGAGCTTAGTAACAGCGACTTCGTCTACTCGCTTTACCGATAAGAATTTGTGGGTGGATCCTCGCTCGGGTCTGGTGTTTCAGGTGCAGGTGCAGATTCCGGAGGCGTTGATGTCGTCGGAGGAGGCTTTGCGCGCTATGCCCTTGAAAAAAGGGAGTTTGCGTCCTGTGCTGGAGGACGTTGCAACGGTGAAACGAGTAACAGCGCCCGCACAGGTCAATCGGAAGGGACCAAATCGCTATGTGACGCTTATTGCGAACATTTATGATAAGGACCTGGGGACAGCATCGCGGGCAGTGAAGCAGGCTATTGCAAATGCGGGGGATGCTCCTCGTGGAACCTCGGTCTGGACGGAAGGAACCTTGCAGTTATTGGACGATACGCTGGATAGCTTATTGGCAGGATTGGGCTTAGCAATAATTGCAATCTTCCTGATGCTTTCGGCTTATTATCAATCATTCAAAGTACCCCTGATTATTTTGTCGGTTCTTCCTGCCGTAATTGCCGGTGCTTTGTTGCTGTTGTTCTTAACCGGAAGCACGCTAAACCTGCAATCTTATATGGGGATCATTATGTCTTTAGGGGTTTCTGTTTCGAATGCAGTGTTGCTGATCAATCAGGCGGAGTATTTTAGGAAGCAAGTAGGCTTGAGTCCCGCAAATGCGGCGCGCATGGCGGCTTCCTCGCGCTTGCGCCCTGTACTGATGACTGCGGCAGCCATGCTTGCCGGTATGTTGCCGATGGCCATTGGAATTGGTGATGGTGCGGAACAGATTGCGCCTTTAGGAAGAGCGGTAATCGGTGGATTGATTGCATCGACTTTCAGCATTCTGCTTTTATTGCCGCACTTCTTTAGTGCCTTGTTGGCTAAATCGTCAATTGCGGATCCCTCGCTGGACCCTGATGATACCGCGAGTCCTTATTTTCAAAAACAAATACATTCTTAA